A stretch of the Aegilops tauschii subsp. strangulata cultivar AL8/78 chromosome 4, Aet v6.0, whole genome shotgun sequence genome encodes the following:
- the LOC109754799 gene encoding cortical cell-delineating protein-like → MAPSKPALFLALNLVLVAAAHGCGSICGNTPVVPVPASPIAMPPPVVPVPTPPTTGGGSGTCSINMLKLKACANILNLLRINLGVPASEDCCPLLGRLADPDAAVCLRTAIKANVLGIKHWTSEEIADHELAALIG, encoded by the exons ATGGCGCCCTCCAAGCCCGCCCTCTTCCTCGCCTTGAACCTGGTCCTCGTGGCAGCCGCGCATGGCTGCGGGTCGATCTGCGGCAACACACCGGTTGTCCCAGTGCCAGCATCGCCGATCGCCATGCCCCCGCCGGTCGTCCCAGTCCCAACCCCACCGACGACCGGAGGCGGCAGTGGCACCTGCTCGATTAACATGCTGAAGCTGAAGGCGTGCGCCAACATACTGAACCTGCTAAGGATCAACCTAGGCGTGCCGGCGAGCGAGGACTGCTGCCCGCTGCTGGGCCGGCTTGccgaccccgacgccgccgtgtgtctccgcaccgccATCAAGGCCAACGTCCTCGGCATCAAGCACTGGA CTTCCGAAGAGATTGCAGATCATGAGCTTGCAGCGCTAATTGGTTAG
- the LOC109754802 gene encoding cortical cell-delineating protein-like translates to MAPSTKLFLLLLGLNLMVTAVHGGCGPHCPTPTPPPPQSTNGGTCPIDTLKLRVCANVLNLLKLGLGVPHSGTCCPLLAGLADLDAAVCLCTAIRAKVLGVINLNVPVDLVLLLNQCHKTCPPGFTCPL, encoded by the coding sequence ATGGCGCCATCGACCAAGCTCTTCCTCCTACTCCTCGGCCTGAACTTGATGGTCACCGCTGTGCATGGTGGCTGCGGACCCCACTGCCCGACCCCGACCCCACCACCACCTCAATCGACCAACGGCGGCACGTGCCCGATCGACACGCTGAAGCTGCGCGTGTGCGCCAACGTGCTGAACCTGCTGAAGCTAGGGCTCGGCGTGCCGCACAGCGGGACGTGCTGCCCGCTGCTGGCCGGTCTGGCCGACCTTGACGCCGCTGTGTGCCTCTGCACCGCCATCAGGGCCAAGGTCCTCGGCGTCATCAACCTCAACGTCCCCGTCGACCTCGTCCTCCTGCTCAACCAGTGTCACAAGACCTGCCCGCCCGGCTTCACCTGCCCGCTCTGA